In the Nicotiana tabacum cultivar K326 chromosome 16, ASM71507v2, whole genome shotgun sequence genome, one interval contains:
- the LOC107783873 gene encoding uncharacterized protein LOC107783873 encodes MKILNFVWRITERIVKYSVLFMSKGSNSESKKMPRRRPLYTCVASIFAIIHIACRKTEDFNGPIRSIIDKIAICMSYVMPILYTMQFQWLLVVSFIDNCILTSEIMVEKLFPPASRLFDKIDELAYAAESLPGKFDDSMEKLPIFIHQIPFLDWALFHLIAWLNFWISRLTHWGSRNAREKDITIDVNHNDQYLQQESTVKSDLPAKLFSQLHNADASHEQIMGNDKSECGVDEKKITGSEIQAFVEAISPASSSSCDPFEDAVSSPMFGSHEDVSKTIEISMSKTDIGKCSYKEMLEKRS; translated from the exons ATGAAAATTCTCAATTTTGTGTGGAGGATTACTGAAAGAATTGTCAAGTACAGTGTCTTATTTATGTCCAAG GGATCAAATTCAGAAAGCAAAAAAATGCCAAGACGTCGTCCATTGTACACTTGTGTAGCTTCAATCTTTGCAATTATCCACATTGCTTGCAGAAAAACAGAGGACTTTAACGGACCTATCAGATCAATAATAGATAAAATTGCAATATGTATGAGTTATGTAATGCCAATTTTATACACCATGCAATTTCAATGGCTATTAGTCGTATCTTTTATAGATAATTGTATACTCACTTCAGAAATTATGGTAGAAAAGTTATTTCCACCAGCATCTAGACTTTTCGATAAGATAGATGAGCTAGCTTATGCTGCAGAAAGCCTACCTGGAAAATTTGATGATTCCATGGAAAAGTTGCCAATATTTATTCACCAGATACCATTTCTTGATTGGGCACTGTTCCATCTTATAGCGTGGTTGAACTTCTGGATTTCGCGTTTGACTCATTGGGGGTCCAGGAATGCTAGGGAGAAGGATATAACAATTGATGTAAATCACAATGATCAATATCTCCAACAAGAATCAACAGTTAAATCGGATTTGCCTGCTAAACTGTTTAGCCAATTGCATAACGCTGATGCTTCACATGAACAAATCATGGGAAATGATAAATCAGAATGTGGGGTAGATGAGAAAAAGATTACTGGGTCAGAAATTCAAGCATTTGTAGAGGCTATAAGTCCTGCAAGTTCATCGAGTTGTGATCCATTTGAGGACGCGGTTTCATCACCAATGTTTGGTTCTCATGAAGATGTAAGCAAAACAATTGAAATTAGTATGTCGAAAACCGATATTGGAAAGTGTAGCTACAAGGAAATGCTAGAGAAACGGTCTTAA